From Helicoverpa zea isolate HzStark_Cry1AcR chromosome 23, ilHelZeax1.1, whole genome shotgun sequence, one genomic window encodes:
- the LOC124641679 gene encoding uncharacterized protein LOC124641679: MRVFCVFLIVAVVACSAAPGAGSEEDGRIELFSGVAIEKDATGEEKLNVKFEPGELREAARTFEEARGKIKKYSPLLAGIGVKVLAVAGLLFGGLTLLVTKALVVAKLAFVVAAALGIQKLLSGGGLNNISGKLAGFQSSQQWTSPTASAATYPYARSSNIGGDANDLAYKAQISS, encoded by the exons atgcGTGTGTTTTGTGTATTTCTGATTGTGGCTGTGGTGGCCTGCAGTGCCGCCCCAGGAGCTGGGAGTGAAGAAGATGGGAGAATTGAGCTGTTCTCTGGAGTCGCTATTGAGAA agatgCGACGGGAGAGGAAAAACTGAATGTTAAGTTTGAGCCTGGAGAACTGAGGGAAGCGGCTAGGACGTTTGAAGAAG CACGAGGCAAGATCAAGAAGTACTCCCCACTCCTGGCCGGCATTGGAGTGAAAGTCCTGGCAGTGGCTGGTCTTCTGTTCGGCGGCCTCACACTCCTGGTCACCAAGGCTCTGGTGGTAGCCAAGCTGGCGTTTGTGGTGGCTGCAGCTTTGGGCATACAGAAGTTGCTGAGTGGCGGCGGATTGAACAACATTAGTGGGAAG CTCGCCGGCTTCCAATCCTCTCAGCAGTGGACTTCCCCCACAGCATCAGCGGCCACCTACCCTTACGCCAGGTCTTCAAACATTGGAGGTGATGCCAATGACTTGGCCTACAAAGCTCAGATCAGCtcataa